The proteins below are encoded in one region of Pseudoduganella armeniaca:
- a CDS encoding DUF3369 domain-containing protein, whose translation MTDSTAADDNWLLDEEEDEHSQSTPPDQRQWRVLIVDDDQDVHAVTRLALRNVTFKDRELELFSAYSGREGFDILANTPDIALVLLDVVMETDDAGLVLARRIREELRNTIVRVVLRTGQPGQAPEQRVIVEYDINDYKAKTELTTQKLFTTVISALRAYESLNMLERSRVGLGKILAGATNLYQIHSLREFASGVLNQVSAILDVGADGVLCLMQGDTGTTTVVAATGGYTTLAEAEHLPVDHALAPTIAKAFAEQKSQFDHPANVLYIRTQEHRDVAISVTPPWPLAQIQRDLLEVFCERIAAAFDNLYMFGQLRKAQEATVIALADLAEFRDGDIKGHVRRVQQLSSGIAARMKERGAYPDQLTPQLLDMIGLASILHDVGKVATPDHILLKPGAHTEEERTHMQAHASVGQKVLERAAGMVDGVSYLTYGAEIAGAHHEHFDGSGYPNGLRGNAIPLSARIVAVVDVYDSLMHERTYNEAWPQTAALQYIRERSGTQFDPEVVAALEDIVSA comes from the coding sequence ATGACGGATTCGACTGCTGCCGATGATAACTGGCTGCTGGACGAAGAGGAAGACGAGCACTCGCAATCGACCCCGCCAGACCAGCGGCAGTGGCGCGTGCTGATCGTCGACGACGACCAGGACGTGCACGCCGTGACCCGGCTGGCGTTGCGCAACGTCACCTTCAAGGACCGCGAGCTGGAGCTGTTTTCCGCCTACAGCGGGCGCGAAGGCTTCGACATCCTGGCCAATACGCCCGATATCGCCCTGGTGTTGCTCGATGTCGTCATGGAAACGGACGATGCGGGCCTGGTGCTGGCACGCCGCATCCGCGAGGAACTGCGCAATACGATCGTGCGGGTGGTGCTGCGCACCGGCCAGCCCGGCCAGGCGCCCGAGCAGCGCGTGATCGTCGAATACGACATCAACGACTACAAGGCCAAGACCGAGCTGACGACGCAAAAACTGTTCACGACGGTGATCTCGGCGCTGCGCGCCTACGAGAGCCTGAACATGCTCGAACGCAGCCGCGTGGGCCTCGGCAAGATCCTGGCCGGGGCGACCAACCTGTACCAGATCCATTCGCTGCGCGAGTTCGCATCCGGCGTGTTGAACCAGGTGTCGGCCATCCTCGACGTGGGCGCGGACGGCGTGCTGTGCCTGATGCAGGGCGACACCGGCACCACCACTGTCGTCGCGGCCACGGGCGGCTATACGACCTTGGCCGAGGCCGAGCACCTGCCGGTCGACCACGCGCTGGCACCCACGATCGCCAAGGCTTTCGCGGAACAGAAAAGCCAGTTCGACCACCCGGCCAACGTGCTGTACATCCGCACCCAGGAGCACCGCGACGTGGCGATCTCCGTCACGCCACCGTGGCCGTTGGCGCAGATCCAGCGCGACCTGCTGGAGGTGTTCTGCGAGCGCATCGCCGCCGCCTTCGACAACCTGTACATGTTCGGCCAGCTGCGCAAGGCGCAGGAAGCCACCGTGATCGCGCTGGCCGACCTGGCCGAGTTCCGCGACGGCGACATCAAGGGCCACGTGCGCCGGGTGCAGCAACTGTCATCCGGCATCGCCGCGCGCATGAAGGAACGGGGCGCCTATCCGGACCAGCTGACGCCGCAACTGCTCGACATGATCGGCCTGGCCAGCATCCTGCACGACGTCGGCAAGGTGGCCACGCCGGATCACATTCTTTTGAAACCGGGCGCGCATACGGAAGAGGAGCGCACGCACATGCAGGCGCATGCTTCGGTAGGGCAGAAGGTGCTGGAGCGGGCGGCCGGCATGGTCGATGGCGTCAGCTACCTGACCTACGGCGCCGAGATCGCCGGCGCGCATCACGAGCATTTCGACGGCAGCGGCTACCCGAACGGCCTGCGCGGCAACGCGATTCCGCTGTCGGCGCGCATCGTGGCGGTGGTGGACGTGTACGACTCGCTGATGCATGAGCGCACCTACAACGAAGCGTGGCCGCAGACGGCGGCGCTGCAGTATATCCGCGAGCGCAGCGGCACGCAGTTCGATCCGGAGGTGGTGGCCGCGCTGGAGGACATCGTTAGCGCTTGA
- a CDS encoding chemotaxis protein CheW has product MQDHPDQPDSGADGAGREFLAFTLGREEYGIDILKVQEIRGYEAVTRIANAPEFIKGVINLRGIIIPVVDMRIKFHLGEPVYDQFTVVIILNIKGRVVGMVVDSVSDVTTLTPDQIKPSPELGTAFSQEYMIGLGTIGERMLILMDIDKLMSSPEMGLNDPINP; this is encoded by the coding sequence ATGCAAGACCATCCAGACCAGCCGGACAGCGGCGCCGACGGCGCGGGGCGCGAATTTCTCGCCTTTACACTGGGCCGCGAGGAATATGGCATCGACATCCTGAAGGTGCAGGAAATCCGCGGCTACGAGGCGGTGACGCGCATCGCCAACGCGCCGGAATTCATCAAGGGCGTGATCAACCTGCGCGGCATCATCATTCCCGTGGTCGACATGCGCATCAAGTTCCACCTAGGCGAGCCGGTGTACGACCAGTTCACCGTGGTCATCATCCTCAATATCAAGGGCCGCGTGGTGGGGATGGTGGTCGACAGCGTGTCGGACGTGACGACGTTGACGCCGGACCAGATCAAGCCCTCCCCCGAACTGGGCACGGCGTTTTCACAGGAGTACATGATCGGGCTGGGCACCATCGGCGAGCGGATGCTGATCCTGATGGATATCGACAAGCTGATGTCGAGCCCGGAGATGGGGTTGAACGATCCGATCAATCCTTGA
- a CDS encoding J domain-containing protein, with protein sequence MGKIHTHYDNLKVARGAPQEVIRAAYKALSQKYHPDKNPGDEKAARIMAIVNTAYGTLADPQRRKEHDDWIAQEEFEVEWLESTREERSVEAPAQAWADQPEGRRRRVALARNWRWWLSIACSLGLGWVAGVITMAEPRQVSTVLASAWGGSPGTLTASANRPDGRAERDGETDSWGSTAGRAAGEAGGEAPPIKVMAVSHIVVPEAGADCDNETPALVAPNGEPWPTRSGYVSGFPVANKGQDMELTLDNTNNAFPVFIKVYDLERHANVRYVFVQAHDRHIVDELATGRYEIRYQNIDLAGKSACSRRQGG encoded by the coding sequence ATGGGAAAGATACATACACACTATGACAACCTGAAAGTGGCGCGCGGGGCGCCGCAGGAGGTCATACGTGCCGCCTACAAGGCGCTGAGCCAGAAATATCATCCGGACAAGAACCCGGGCGACGAAAAAGCCGCCCGGATCATGGCGATCGTCAACACGGCCTACGGCACGCTGGCGGACCCGCAGCGCCGTAAGGAGCACGACGACTGGATCGCCCAGGAGGAATTCGAGGTCGAGTGGCTGGAAAGCACGCGCGAGGAGCGCTCGGTGGAGGCGCCGGCGCAGGCCTGGGCCGACCAGCCCGAGGGCCGGCGCCGTCGCGTGGCACTGGCACGCAACTGGCGCTGGTGGCTGTCGATTGCCTGCAGCCTGGGGCTGGGCTGGGTGGCCGGCGTGATCACGATGGCCGAGCCGCGGCAGGTCTCGACCGTGCTGGCCTCGGCCTGGGGCGGCAGCCCCGGCACCCTGACCGCCAGCGCCAACCGGCCGGACGGGCGCGCCGAGCGTGACGGCGAAACGGACAGCTGGGGTTCGACCGCGGGGCGCGCCGCCGGCGAGGCGGGAGGCGAAGCGCCGCCGATCAAGGTGATGGCGGTATCGCATATCGTGGTGCCGGAAGCAGGCGCGGACTGCGACAACGAAACGCCGGCGCTGGTGGCGCCGAACGGCGAACCGTGGCCCACGCGCTCCGGCTACGTGTCCGGCTTCCCGGTGGCGAACAAGGGCCAGGACATGGAACTGACCCTGGACAACACCAACAACGCCTTCCCCGTCTTCATCAAGGTCTACGACCTGGAACGCCATGCCAACGTGCGCTACGTGTTCGTGCAGGCGCACGACCGCCACATCGTCGACGAGCTGGCGACGGGGCGCTACGAGATCCGCTACCAGAACATCGACCTGGCCGGGAAGAGCGCCTGCTCGAGGCGCCAGGGCGGCTAG
- a CDS encoding class I SAM-dependent methyltransferase: MSLPAPSADALAASHALQHRIAADIARHGGAIPFASFMEQALYAPDLGYYSGGAAKLGKDGDFTTAPEMSPLFGAALAQVAAAIMAQSAPHILEFGAGTGKLARDVLTELAAQGVTVERYAIVELSGELRARQQEALRDFPQVTWLDGIPERFDGVILGNEVLDAMPVHLVTKTDEGWQELHVTVAQGRFAYQPAPLPPVLAAQLVSQVPEADQLPPGYVTELHGTACGFMGSVGALLARGKGAAILLDYGFPGHEFYHPDRSTGTLMCHYRHHAHDDPFYLPGLQDITAHVDFTAMALAAQDAGADVIAYMSQATFLLGAGIGELLLRTDPADAMRYLPQANAVHKLLSPAEMGELFKVLVVGKDVELPAALAASDRAHRL; this comes from the coding sequence ATGTCTCTACCCGCACCTTCCGCCGACGCGCTGGCCGCGTCGCATGCCCTGCAGCACCGCATCGCCGCCGACATCGCCCGGCACGGCGGCGCCATCCCCTTTGCCAGCTTCATGGAACAGGCGCTGTACGCGCCGGACCTCGGCTATTACAGCGGCGGTGCCGCCAAGCTGGGCAAGGATGGCGATTTTACAACCGCGCCGGAGATGTCGCCGCTGTTCGGCGCCGCACTGGCGCAGGTCGCGGCCGCTATTATGGCGCAAAGCGCCCCGCACATCCTCGAATTCGGCGCCGGCACCGGCAAGCTGGCGCGCGACGTGCTGACCGAACTGGCGGCGCAGGGCGTCACGGTCGAGCGCTATGCGATCGTCGAATTGTCCGGCGAGCTGCGCGCGCGCCAGCAGGAGGCGCTGCGCGACTTCCCGCAAGTGACGTGGCTGGACGGTATTCCCGAGCGCTTCGACGGCGTCATCCTCGGCAACGAGGTGCTGGATGCGATGCCCGTGCACCTCGTCACGAAAACGGACGAGGGCTGGCAGGAACTGCACGTGACGGTGGCGCAGGGCCGCTTCGCCTACCAGCCGGCGCCGTTGCCGCCCGTGCTGGCGGCGCAGCTGGTCAGCCAGGTGCCGGAAGCGGACCAGTTGCCGCCAGGGTATGTGACGGAGCTGCACGGCACCGCCTGCGGCTTCATGGGCAGCGTGGGCGCCCTGCTGGCGCGCGGCAAGGGCGCCGCCATCCTGCTCGACTACGGCTTCCCCGGCCACGAGTTTTACCATCCGGACCGCAGCACCGGCACCTTGATGTGCCACTACCGCCATCATGCCCATGACGATCCGTTCTACCTGCCCGGCCTGCAGGACATCACGGCGCACGTGGACTTCACGGCGATGGCGCTGGCCGCGCAGGACGCCGGCGCCGACGTCATCGCCTACATGAGCCAGGCCACCTTCCTGCTGGGCGCAGGCATCGGCGAACTGCTGCTGCGCACCGATCCGGCCGATGCGATGCGCTACCTGCCGCAGGCGAACGCGGTGCACAAGCTGCTCTCGCCGGCCGAGATGGGGGAGCTGTTCAAGGTACTGGTGGTGGGCAAGGACGTCGAGCTGCCGGCCGCGCTGGCGGCCAGCGACCGGGCCCATCGGCTGTAA
- a CDS encoding SDR family oxidoreductase: MTDTASAPVALVTGAGRRIGRAIALGMARAGWDVAVHYRASRAEAGEVVALIEAMGRRAVALHADLAIEAAVKDLVPAAAAALGRVNCVVNNASLFEYDSAADFSLARLDAHMHANLGAPLLLAQSLHSHTPAGSQAVVVNLLDQKLYNLNPDFLSYTLSKAALHTATTMLAQALAPKLRVVGVAPGITLVSGDQSEAGFAKAHAQTPLGRSSAPEDVVAAVLYAATARAVTGTTLLVDGGQHLMPLPRDVMFLAQ; this comes from the coding sequence ATGACCGATACCGCGAGCGCCCCGGTCGCCCTGGTGACGGGCGCGGGCCGGCGCATCGGCCGCGCCATCGCGCTGGGCATGGCCCGGGCGGGGTGGGACGTGGCCGTCCACTACCGCGCATCGCGCGCCGAGGCCGGCGAAGTCGTGGCGCTGATCGAAGCCATGGGCCGGCGCGCCGTGGCACTGCATGCCGACCTGGCCATCGAGGCCGCCGTCAAGGACCTGGTGCCGGCCGCGGCGGCCGCGCTGGGCCGCGTGAACTGCGTCGTCAACAATGCCTCGCTGTTCGAGTACGACAGCGCGGCCGACTTCTCGCTGGCGCGGCTGGACGCCCACATGCACGCCAACCTGGGCGCGCCACTGCTGCTGGCGCAGTCGCTGCACAGCCACACGCCGGCAGGGAGCCAGGCCGTGGTCGTCAACCTGCTGGACCAGAAGCTGTACAATCTCAATCCCGATTTTCTGTCGTACACCCTGTCGAAAGCGGCGCTGCACACGGCCACGACGATGCTGGCCCAGGCGCTGGCACCGAAGCTGCGCGTGGTCGGCGTGGCGCCCGGGATCACGCTGGTGTCCGGCGACCAGAGCGAGGCAGGCTTCGCCAAGGCGCACGCCCAGACGCCGCTGGGCCGTTCCAGCGCGCCGGAAGACGTGGTGGCGGCCGTGCTGTATGCCGCCACGGCGCGTGCCGTTACCGGCACGACCTTGCTGGTCGACGGCGGCCAGCACCTGATGCCCTTGCCGCGCGACGTGATGTTCCTCGCACAATAA
- a CDS encoding dihydroneopterin aldolase, with amino-acid sequence MLSALTHPRLQDCRRLFLRNYEVQINIGVHDFEKKGEQRVLINVDLYIPLAVSTPKADELHEVVDYDFMRETIARRMAQGHVHLQETLCDDVVAAMLTHPRVRAVRVSTMKPDVYPDCEGVGVEVFKIKEDV; translated from the coding sequence ATGCTGTCCGCCCTCACCCATCCCCGCCTGCAGGACTGCCGCCGGCTGTTCCTGCGCAATTACGAAGTGCAGATCAATATCGGCGTGCACGATTTCGAGAAGAAGGGCGAGCAGCGCGTCCTGATCAACGTCGACCTGTACATCCCGCTGGCCGTCTCGACGCCGAAGGCCGACGAGCTGCACGAAGTGGTCGACTACGACTTCATGCGCGAGACCATCGCGCGCCGCATGGCGCAAGGCCACGTGCACCTGCAGGAAACGCTGTGCGACGACGTCGTCGCGGCCATGCTGACGCACCCGCGCGTGCGCGCCGTGCGCGTCTCGACGATGAAGCCGGACGTGTATCCGGACTGCGAAGGCGTCGGCGTCGAAGTATTCAAGATCAAGGAAGACGTATGA
- the ttcA gene encoding tRNA 2-thiocytidine(32) synthetase TtcA produces the protein MNAVIDTPLKDKTAEKVAYENNKLHKRLCRLVGQAIGDFNMIEDGDKVMVCLSGGKDSYALLDILMTLRERAPIHFDIVAVNLDQKQPNFPAHILPAYLTELGVAFHIENQDTYSIVKRLVPEGKTTCSLCSRLRRGILYRVADELGANKIALGHHRDDILETFFLNMFFGGKLKGMPAKLVSDDGKHMVIRPLAYVKEEDTERYAQVKGFPIIPCDLCGSQENLQRKQIKAMLRDWEKKHPGRVESVFSSLSTVIPSHLMDRNLFGFTDLKTDGVPNPLGDIAFDEEPCSTPATVPGIIPLQQQ, from the coding sequence ATGAACGCCGTCATCGATACGCCGCTCAAGGACAAAACCGCCGAGAAGGTCGCCTACGAAAACAACAAGCTGCACAAGCGCCTGTGCCGCCTGGTCGGCCAGGCCATCGGCGACTTCAACATGATCGAGGATGGCGACAAGGTGATGGTCTGCCTGTCCGGCGGCAAGGACAGCTACGCCCTGCTGGACATCCTGATGACCCTGCGCGAGCGCGCGCCGATCCACTTCGACATCGTGGCCGTCAACCTGGATCAGAAGCAGCCGAACTTCCCGGCCCATATCCTGCCGGCCTACCTGACGGAGCTGGGCGTGGCGTTCCACATCGAGAACCAGGACACCTACAGCATCGTCAAGCGCCTGGTCCCGGAAGGGAAAACCACCTGCTCGCTGTGCTCGCGCCTGCGCCGCGGCATCCTGTACCGCGTGGCCGACGAGCTGGGTGCGAACAAGATCGCGCTGGGCCACCACCGCGACGACATCCTCGAGACCTTCTTCCTCAACATGTTCTTCGGCGGGAAGCTGAAGGGCATGCCGGCCAAGCTGGTCTCGGACGACGGCAAGCACATGGTGATCCGGCCGCTGGCCTACGTGAAGGAAGAGGACACCGAGCGCTACGCGCAGGTAAAAGGCTTCCCGATCATCCCGTGCGACCTGTGCGGCTCGCAGGAGAACCTGCAGCGCAAGCAGATCAAGGCCATGCTGCGCGACTGGGAGAAGAAGCATCCGGGCCGCGTGGAAAGCGTGTTCTCGTCGCTGTCCACCGTGATCCCGTCGCACCTGATGGACCGCAACCTGTTCGGCTTTACCGACCTGAAGACCGATGGCGTGCCCAATCCGCTGGGCGACATCGCGTTTGACGAGGAGCCGTGCAGCACGCCGGCGACCGTGCCGGGCATCATTCCGCTGCAGCAGCAATAA
- a CDS encoding M14 family metallopeptidase: MIRTVLSLALLSAVPLTHAAPDLTTVAERSGFQATGRYDEVVKLCADFQKAYPKAVRCFEFGRTPEGRPMLALAVSKSGALTAQQAKKRNVPVLLVQGGIHAGEIDGKDAGFLALRHALDGKAATGTLDKQVLLFVPVFNVDGHERFGKWNRPNQRGPVEMGWRVTAQNYNLNRDYVKADAPEMQAMLALVNAWDPLAYIDLHVTDGAKFQPDVSIQVEPVHGGDEALKVAGTALRDNVMADLRKQGSDPKHFYISFAKVDDPQSGFVDEMSTPRFSTGYFQLRNRFAMLVETHSWKDYPTRVKITYNTIVSLMGQVAQHGSEWRKLALAADGRSAALAGREFPLSYRTTDKTQTIDFAGYEYTRTPSDVSGGVWTKYDETKPQLWHVPLRDEVVPDRLVTAPAGGYLVPAAQAALVAAKLRQHGVAFKVLDSAPGKVDVEAFRAEATKLTPQSVEGHQMMALEGSWKPEAREIGKGALFVPIAQPKARLVMTMLEPQGADSLAAWGLFNVSFERKEYMEEYVAEEVAREQLQDPQVAAAFKAKLESDPAFAKSPRARLEFFARRHASWDERYNLYPVLRTARVF, from the coding sequence ATGATTCGTACTGTCCTGTCGCTTGCCCTGTTGTCCGCCGTCCCCCTGACCCATGCCGCACCCGATCTCACCACGGTGGCCGAGCGCTCCGGCTTCCAGGCCACCGGGCGTTACGATGAAGTGGTCAAGCTGTGCGCCGACTTCCAGAAGGCCTATCCGAAAGCGGTGCGCTGCTTCGAGTTCGGCCGCACGCCGGAAGGGCGGCCGATGCTGGCGCTGGCGGTGTCGAAGAGCGGCGCGCTGACGGCGCAGCAGGCGAAGAAGCGGAACGTGCCGGTGCTGCTGGTGCAGGGCGGCATCCACGCCGGCGAGATCGACGGCAAGGATGCGGGCTTCCTGGCGCTGCGCCACGCGCTGGACGGCAAGGCGGCGACCGGCACGCTCGACAAGCAGGTGCTGCTGTTCGTCCCCGTCTTCAACGTCGACGGCCATGAGCGCTTCGGCAAGTGGAACCGCCCCAACCAGCGCGGACCCGTCGAGATGGGCTGGCGCGTGACGGCGCAGAACTACAACCTCAATCGCGACTACGTCAAGGCCGACGCGCCCGAGATGCAGGCCATGCTGGCACTGGTCAACGCATGGGACCCGCTGGCCTACATCGACCTGCACGTGACGGACGGCGCCAAGTTCCAGCCGGACGTGTCGATCCAGGTCGAACCGGTGCACGGCGGCGACGAGGCACTGAAGGTGGCCGGCACGGCGCTGCGCGACAACGTCATGGCCGACCTGCGCAAGCAGGGCTCCGACCCGAAGCACTTCTACATCTCGTTCGCCAAAGTCGACGATCCGCAATCGGGCTTCGTCGACGAGATGTCGACGCCGCGCTTCTCGACCGGTTACTTCCAGCTGCGTAACCGCTTCGCCATGCTGGTCGAGACGCACTCGTGGAAGGACTACCCGACGCGCGTGAAGATCACCTACAACACGATCGTCTCGCTGATGGGGCAGGTGGCGCAGCACGGCAGCGAATGGCGCAAGCTGGCGCTGGCGGCGGACGGCCGCTCGGCGGCGCTGGCCGGCCGCGAATTCCCGCTCAGCTACCGCACCACCGACAAGACGCAGACGATCGACTTCGCGGGTTACGAGTACACCCGCACGCCGTCGGACGTGTCGGGCGGCGTCTGGACCAAGTACGACGAAACCAAGCCGCAGCTCTGGCACGTGCCGCTGCGCGACGAGGTGGTGCCGGACCGGCTGGTCACGGCGCCAGCGGGCGGCTACCTGGTGCCCGCCGCACAGGCCGCGCTGGTGGCGGCAAAGCTGCGCCAGCACGGGGTGGCGTTCAAGGTACTGGACAGTGCGCCGGGCAAGGTCGACGTCGAAGCCTTCCGCGCCGAGGCAACGAAGCTGACGCCGCAGTCGGTCGAAGGCCACCAGATGATGGCGCTGGAGGGCAGCTGGAAGCCGGAAGCGCGCGAGATCGGCAAGGGCGCGCTGTTCGTGCCGATCGCGCAGCCGAAGGCGCGCCTGGTGATGACGATGCTGGAACCGCAGGGTGCCGACTCGCTGGCCGCGTGGGGCCTGTTCAACGTCTCGTTCGAGCGCAAGGAATACATGGAGGAGTACGTCGCCGAGGAAGTGGCGCGCGAGCAGCTGCAGGACCCGCAGGTCGCCGCCGCGTTCAAGGCGAAGCTGGAGAGCGACCCCGCGTTCGCGAAAAGCCCGCGCGCGCGGCTGGAGTTCTTCGCCCGCCGCCATGCATCGTGGGACGAGCGCTATAACCTGTATCCGGTGCTGCGGACGGCGCGGGTGTTCTGA
- a CDS encoding M48 family metallopeptidase, whose amino-acid sequence MIDRLAQPSAAYKRSARLAVAGLLGFMLGYFALAGFFLWNAWRLGRTALHAPEPGGMWLVVACNVFFGVFMLKSILFVRNATPEGLTEITAKEEPGLFAFLHELADAAGAPRAHRVFLSNRVNAAVFYDLSLLNLLLPSKKNLEIGLPLVNTLPLGELRAVLAHEFGHFAQRSMAVGRWVYVAQQIASHLVAQRDKFDTLLDWLGRFDYRLRIFAWLLQLVVWSIRSLVEMAFRVVLLMQSALSREMELQADLVAVALTGSDALIHALHRLHAADDAWQRALQFAHNEAAQGCAVADVYAVQSLITRRMAAILDDDAYGGVPPVPAEAPAQHRLFRQQLGHPPKMWQSHPLNHEREENAKRHYVAAAIDGASAWSLFEQPAILRERMSVALVGDPEPPLAPVPLPDTLQKVARLYRREQFNRRYCGVYFGRDLARHAVNAADLRQLAPADATPGAALYPATLRDDVRQLRELREERDQLQALVAGWTSARNGRVRLRGEDCTRRDLPAALARTTRELAAVEGRLRAHDLRCRGWHQGMARQLGGGWQEYLDGLLAVLHFAEHTSANVADAHGAAMNVVAIESAVRRIGSKAVERVVTAANELHQVLDQAYEVAFRLELDAKLRRRLGAEEGCRDMLGEFTLPLAQRDNLGDWLPAAGSWVEHTLNRLSALRSAALEQLLVAEALVARHVRRGTTPRPAPAPTAVPTGYATLLPGAERPRRDRLDLWARFLRADGWLPGAARLLVAAGIVGLALFAGVQQGKTTIHIHNGLMTPLVVDIDGASTPVAAASSAELLVEPADSHRVTTRTAEGELVEAFSVPDAKGTNVYNVAGATPLVEWTAHYGGNATTPDRPQGAPRWLDSDADVFFRDPPRSVSTKHGPATRRVLAPAAQRSGRHVPGGAG is encoded by the coding sequence TTGATCGATCGACTGGCCCAGCCATCCGCCGCCTACAAACGCAGTGCCCGGCTTGCAGTGGCCGGCCTGCTGGGCTTCATGCTGGGCTATTTCGCCCTGGCCGGTTTCTTCCTGTGGAATGCCTGGCGCCTTGGCCGTACCGCCCTGCATGCCCCCGAGCCTGGCGGCATGTGGCTGGTGGTCGCCTGCAATGTCTTCTTCGGTGTGTTCATGCTGAAGTCGATCCTGTTCGTTCGCAACGCCACGCCGGAAGGCTTGACGGAGATCACGGCCAAGGAAGAGCCGGGCCTGTTCGCGTTCCTGCACGAGCTGGCTGACGCGGCCGGTGCGCCGCGTGCCCACCGCGTGTTCCTGTCCAACCGGGTCAACGCGGCCGTGTTCTACGACTTGTCGCTGCTGAACCTGCTGCTGCCGTCGAAAAAGAACCTGGAAATCGGACTGCCGCTGGTCAATACGCTGCCGCTGGGCGAACTGCGCGCCGTGCTGGCCCATGAGTTCGGACACTTCGCGCAGCGCTCGATGGCCGTTGGCCGCTGGGTCTACGTGGCGCAGCAGATCGCCAGCCACCTGGTGGCGCAGCGCGACAAGTTCGACACCCTGCTCGACTGGCTGGGTCGCTTCGATTACCGGCTGCGCATTTTCGCGTGGCTGCTGCAGCTGGTCGTCTGGTCGATCCGGTCGTTGGTCGAGATGGCATTCCGCGTGGTGCTGCTGATGCAAAGCGCGCTGTCGCGCGAGATGGAGCTGCAGGCCGACCTCGTCGCGGTAGCGCTAACCGGGAGCGACGCGTTGATCCATGCGCTGCACCGCCTGCACGCGGCCGACGACGCCTGGCAGCGCGCGCTGCAATTCGCCCACAACGAGGCTGCCCAGGGCTGCGCCGTGGCCGACGTGTATGCGGTGCAGAGCCTGATCACGCGGCGCATGGCGGCGATCCTGGACGACGACGCTTATGGCGGCGTGCCGCCGGTGCCGGCCGAGGCGCCCGCGCAGCATCGCTTGTTCCGCCAGCAGCTGGGCCATCCGCCCAAGATGTGGCAAAGCCACCCCCTGAATCACGAGCGCGAGGAAAACGCCAAGCGCCACTATGTCGCGGCGGCGATCGACGGCGCCAGCGCCTGGTCGCTGTTCGAGCAGCCGGCCATCCTGCGCGAGCGCATGAGCGTGGCACTGGTCGGCGACCCGGAACCGCCGCTGGCGCCTGTGCCGCTGCCGGACACGCTGCAGAAAGTGGCGCGGCTGTATCGGCGCGAGCAGTTCAATCGCCGCTATTGCGGGGTCTATTTTGGCCGCGACCTCGCGCGGCATGCGGTCAACGCCGCCGACCTGCGCCAGTTGGCACCGGCCGATGCCACGCCGGGCGCCGCGCTGTATCCGGCCACCCTGCGCGACGACGTGCGCCAGTTGCGCGAGCTGCGCGAGGAGCGCGACCAGCTGCAGGCGCTGGTCGCCGGCTGGACGTCGGCGCGCAACGGGCGCGTGCGCCTGCGCGGCGAGGACTGCACGCGGCGCGACCTGCCGGCGGCGCTGGCGCGCACCACGCGCGAGCTGGCCGCAGTGGAAGGGCGCCTGCGCGCGCACGACCTGCGTTGCCGCGGCTGGCACCAGGGAATGGCGCGGCAGCTGGGCGGCGGCTGGCAGGAATACCTGGACGGCCTGCTGGCCGTGCTGCATTTCGCCGAGCACACCAGTGCCAACGTGGCCGATGCCCATGGCGCGGCGATGAACGTGGTCGCCATCGAATCGGCCGTGCGGCGCATCGGCAGCAAGGCCGTCGAGCGCGTCGTCACGGCCGCCAACGAGCTGCATCAGGTGCTGGACCAGGCCTACGAGGTGGCCTTCCGGCTGGAACTGGACGCCAAGCTGCGGCGCCGGCTGGGGGCGGAAGAAGGCTGTCGCGACATGCTGGGCGAGTTCACGCTGCCGCTGGCCCAGCGCGACAACCTGGGCGACTGGCTGCCGGCGGCCGGCAGCTGGGTCGAGCATACCTTGAATCGCCTGTCGGCATTGCGCTCGGCCGCGCTCGAGCAACTGCTGGTGGCGGAGGCGCTGGTCGCGCGGCATGTGCGGCGTGGCACCACGCCGCGGCCGGCACCGGCGCCAACGGCCGTCCCGACCGGCTATGCCACCTTGCTGCCCGGCGCCGAGCGCCCGCGCCGCGACCGGCTCGATCTGTGGGCCCGCTTCCTGCGCGCGGACGGCTGGCTGCCCGGCGCGGCACGCTTGCTGGTGGCCGCCGGCATCGTCGGCCTGGCGCTGTTCGCCGGCGTCCAGCAGGGCAAGACGACGATCCATATCCATAACGGCTTGATGACGCCACTGGTGGTCGACATCGATGGCGCCAGCACGCCGGTGGCCGCGGCCAGCAGTGCCGAGCTGTTGGTGGAGCCGGCCGACAGCCACCGCGTGACGACGCGTACCGCCGAGGGCGAACTGGTCGAGGCGTTCAGCGTGCCGGACGCGAAAGGTACCAACGTCTACAACGTGGCCGGTGCGACGCCGCTGGTGGAGTGGACCGCGCATTACGGCGGCAACGCGACCACGCCGGACCGGCCGCAAGGGGCGCCGCGCTGGCTCGACAGCGACGCGGACGTGTTCTTCCGCGATCCGCCCCGGTCGGTGTCGACGAAACACGGACCGGCCACGCGCAGGGTGCTGGCGCCAGCGGCGCAACGGTCTGGCCGCCATGTTCCAGGCGGCGCCGGATGA